One genomic window of Scatophagus argus isolate fScaArg1 chromosome 16, fScaArg1.pri, whole genome shotgun sequence includes the following:
- the fbxl20 gene encoding F-box/LRR-repeat protein 20 produces the protein MGKEVNGVSRSRFEMFTNSDEAVINKKLPKELLLRIFSFLDVVTLCRCAQVSRSWNVLALDGSNWQRIDLFDFQRDIEGRVVENISKRCGGFLRKLSLRGCLGVGDSALRTFSQNCRNIELLSLNGCTKITDSTCNSLSKFCPKLKHLDLSSCTSITNLSLKALSEGCPLLEQLNISWCDQVTKDGIQALVRSCPGLKGLFLKGCTQLEDEALKHIGAHCPELVTLNLQTCSQITDEGLITICRGCHRLQSLCVSGCANITDAILHALGQNCPRLRILEVARCSQLTDVGFTTLARNCHELEKMDLEECVQITDGTLIQLSIHCPRLQVLSLSHCELITDDGIRHLGSGPCAHDRLEVIELDNCPLITDASLEHLKSCHSLDRIELYDCQQITRAGIKRLRTHLPNIKVHAYFAPVTPPPSVGGSRQRFCRCCVLL, from the exons ATGGGGAAGGAGGTAAATGGTGTTTCGCGGAGTCGGTTTGAG ATGTTCACAAACAGCGATGAGGCGGTCATCAATAAGAAGCTGCCCAAGGAGCTGTTGTTACG AATCTTCTCCTTTCTGGATGTGGTGACACTCTGTCGCTGTGCCCAGGTTTCACGG TCCTGGAATGTTCTGGCCTTGGATGGCAGCAACTGGCAACGAATCGACCTGTTTGACTTTCAGAGGGACATTGAG GGTCGGGTGGTGGAGAACATTTCAAAGCGATGTGGCGGGTTCCTTAGGAAGCTGAGTCTGAGGGGTTGCCTGGGTGTGGGCGACAGCGCCCTGCG gACTTTCTCGCAGAACTGCAGAAACATCGAGCTACTTAGTCTGAATGGATGCACTAAGATCACTGACAG CACGTGTAATAGCCTCAGTAAGTTCTGTCCAAAGCTGAAGCACCTGGACCTCTCCTCCTGTACCTCAATCACcaacctgtcactcaaagcTCTCAG tgagggTTGTCCCCTGCTGGAGCAGCTCAACATCTCCTGGTGTGATCAGGTCACCAAGGATGGCATCCAGGCCCTGGTGCGTTCCTGCCCTGGACTCAAAGGCCTTTTCCTCAAGGGCTGCACACAG CTGGAGGATGAGGCTCTGAAACATATCGGGGCTCACTGTCCAGAGCTGGTCACACTCAACTTGCAGACATGCTCA CAGATCACAGACGAAGGACTCATCACAATTTGCCGGGGTTGTCACCGCctgcagtctctgtgtgtgtctggctgtgcCAATATCACAGACGCCATCCTGCACGCCCTGGGACAGAACTGCCCTCGCCTCAG AATATTAGAAGTGGCTCGCTGCTCTCAGCTTACAGACGTGGGCTTCACTACATTAGCGAGG AATTGTCATGAGCTTGAGAAGATGGATTTAGAGGAATGTGTGCAG ATCACAGATGGAACACTCATACAGCTGTCTATCCACTGCCCTCGTTTGCAAGTCCTG aGCCTGTCTCACTGTGAGCTGATCACTGATGACGGCATCAGACACCTCGGCAGCGGTCCCTGTGCTCACGACCGTCTGGAGGTGATCGAGCTGGACAATTGCCCCCTGATCACAGACGCCTCGCTGGAGCACCTGAAGAGCTGCCACAGCCTGGACCGCATCGAGCTCTACGACTGCCAGCAGATCACTCGCGCCGGCATCAAGAGACTAAGG ACCCATCTGCCTAACATCAAAGTGCATGCATACTTCGCTCCCGTCACTCCTCCCCCCTCCGTCGGGGGCAGCCGCCAGAGGTTTTGCCGCTGCTGTGTCCTTCTATGA